The following coding sequences are from one Lolium rigidum isolate FL_2022 chromosome 6, APGP_CSIRO_Lrig_0.1, whole genome shotgun sequence window:
- the LOC124668614 gene encoding acyl-protein thioesterase 2-like gives MSFGGASSVAAGAKRPFEYGRTHVVRPKGAHKATIVWLHGLGDNGASWSQLLETLPLPNIKWICPTAPTRPVAIFGGFPSTAWFDVADLSEDSPDDVEGLDSSAAHVANLLSTEPADIKLGVGGFSMGAATALYSGTCFAHGKYGNGNPYPVNLSVAVGLSGWLPCARALKNKIESSQEAAQKASSLPLLLCHGKADDVVLYKHGERSAEALKSTGFANVVFKSYNRLGHYTVPEEMDEVGKWLTTNLEIGTSSS, from the exons ATGAGCTTCGGGGGCGCCAGCTCCGTCGCGGCAG GTGCGAAGCGGCCGTTCGAGTACGGCCGGACGCATGTGGTCAGGCCCAAGGGCGCGCACAAGGCCACCATCGTCTGGCTCCACGGCCTCGGCGACAATGGAGCAAG CTGGTCTCAACTGCTGGAAACTCTTCCCCTTCCTAAT ATAAAATGGATTTGCCCAACTGCACCTACGAGGCCCGTGGCAATTTTTGGTGGATTCCCATCTACTGCAT GGTTTGACGTTGCTGATCTTTCAGAAGATTCTCCTGATGATGTTGAGGGGCTGGATTCCTCAGCTGCACACGTTGCAAATTTGTTGTCTACCGAGCCCGCCGACA TCAAGCTTGGTGTTGGTGGCTTTAGTATGGGCGCTGCTACTGCGCTTTACTCCGGGACTTGTTTTGCTCATGGAAAATATGGAAATGGCAATCCGTATCCTGTGAACCTAAGTGTGGCTGTTGGTCTCAGTGGCTGGCTGCCATGTGCCAG GGCATTGAAGAACAAAATTGAGAGCTCACAGGAGGCTGCACAGAAGGCTTCATCATTACCTCTTCTGCTTTGTCATGGAAAAG CTGATGATGTAGTACTCTACAAGCATGGTGAGAGATCTGCAGAAGCACTGAAGTCAACCGGGTTTGCAAATGTGGTATTCAAGTCGTACAACAG ACTCGGACACTATACGGTTCCAGAGGAGATGGACGAGGTTGGCAAATGGCTTACCACAAACTTGGAAATCGGCACTTCCTCGTCTTGA